One window of the Dreissena polymorpha isolate Duluth1 chromosome 5, UMN_Dpol_1.0, whole genome shotgun sequence genome contains the following:
- the LOC127831973 gene encoding uncharacterized protein LOC127831973, with the protein MKLTEWLGLMCFCAVGVQVSYQMVAEYNSMMNNCARDGGFCINVLPPPPPPRRVPQRPGTRTRKGGRPGPAGGAAGKPDPNSLGQQHTRLPASVGGGPANANTGAVGGASSLGAPSTPAPANGGPFSIFDNMFGPSNPNDPFGGMGGMLTWSMMTRKKRQVEPGEAAEVPRIMPGENMMTFLSTHCRKSEFDFGCQRTGGMCCLPHL; encoded by the exons ATGAAACTCACGGAATGGCTGGGTTTAATGTGCTTCTGTGCCGTCGGGGTGCAAGTCTCATACCAGATGGTTGCTGAATACAATT CTATGATGAACAACTGCGCCCGAGACGGTGGTTTCTGCATCAATGTCTTACCGCCACCTCCGCCTCCTCGGCGCGTACCGCAGAGACCGGGCACGCGCACACGTAAAGGCGGCCGACCTGGACCCGCCGGCGGCGCCGCCGGTAAACCCGACCCCAACTCCCTCGGACAGCAACACACGCGACTGCCCGCCAGTGTCGGCGGAGGTCCTGCCAATGCGAATACAGGCGCCGTCGGTGGTGCTTCTTCGCTTGGCGCTCCCTCAACACCCGCCCCCGCAAACGGCGGTCCTTTCTCAATATTTGATAATATGTTTGGACCATCAAATCCTAATGACCCATTCGGCGGAATGGGGGGAATGCTCACATGGTCCATGATGACACGAAAGAAGCGTCAGGTGGAGCCAGGAGAAGCGGCGGAGGTACCTAGGATTATGCCCGGAGAGAACATGATGACCTTTTTGAGCACTCACTGCCGGAAGTCCGAGTTTGATTTCGGTTGTCAAAGAACTGGTGGCATGTGCTGTTTGCCACACCTATAG